CCTCTAGTTTTGCTACTTCCGCAGCGGGGATATGATAGTCGGTATCAAGGCTAAAGGAGCGGATGATCCCACAGGCAATGACGCCCAGTACTCCTACGGCAACTAGCCACCACATGTGCCAAATGAGGCCAAAGCCAAAGAGGAAGCTGAATGCACCAATGAAGACGCCGAACGGAGTGTTTTTTGGCATATGGATGTCTTCGTACTTTGGTTTTTCCTGGCCGCCTTTTTGCTTTGCCGCCCAGAAGGCATCCCGGTCTTTGACATGGGGGATGACTGCAAAGTTATAAAGGGGGACAGGTGAGGGAATGGACCACTCCAGGGTACGGCCATCCCAAGGGTCGCCAGTTACGTCGCGGTTTTCTTTGCGCTTGTAAATACTGAAGGCGACTTGGAGAAGCTGCATGCCAATTCCAGCTGCGATAATGAGGACACCAACTCCCGCCACAATAAAGAGGGACTGCCAGCCCATGGATGCATCATAGTGATCGAGGCGGCGGGTGGCACCCATGAAGCCGAGAATGTAGAGCGGGATAAACGCGACCATGAAGCCGATAATCCATAGCCAGGCAGCGTATTTTCCGAGGCGCTCATTTAGGGTGAAGCCAAACATCTTAGGGAACCAGTACGTAAGCCCGGCAAAGTAGCCGAAGAGCACTCCCCCAATAATCATGTTATGGAAGTGGGCTACTAGGAAAAGGCTGTTGTGCAACTGAAAATCTATTCCCGGCACCGCCATCATCACTCCCGTCATTCCGCCGATGGTGAAGGTGATGATAAAGCCGAGGAACCAGTACATAGGTGAGGTGAAGGAGACACGTCCCCGGAACATGGTAAAGAGCCAGTTGAATACTTTCACCCCGGTAGGGATGGCAATAACCATTGTCATAATGCCAAAGAAAGCATTTACGTCCGCCCCTGCCCCCATGGTGAAGAAGTGGTGCAGCCACACGACAAACGACAAAAAGGTGATGGCCATCAGCGCCCAGACCATGGAGACGTACCCGAAGAGCCGTTTCTTGGAAAACGTGGCTACGATTTCCGAGTATATGCCAAAGGCGGGTAGGGCAAGGATGTAGACCTCCGGATGGCCCCAAGCCCAAATAAGGTTGATGTACAGCATGGCATTCCCACCAAAGTCAGTGGTGAAGAAGTGCATGCCGAGCAGGCGGTCCAACGAAAGGAGGCCAAGGGTCACAGTGAGAATGGGGAAGG
This region of Verrucomicrobiia bacterium genomic DNA includes:
- the cyoB gene encoding cytochrome o ubiquinol oxidase subunit I; the encoded protein is MFGRLTLEAFQHGPIVLGGQISMVLGVLGVIALLTYFKKWKWLWTEWLTSVDHKKIGVMYLVIAIVMLLRGVMDALMMRAQQAMAASNPGFLPPEHYQQVFTAHGTLMIFFVAMPLMFGLINLIMPLQIGARDVAFPYLNSISFWLFAAGAVLINASLLVGEFAATGWLAYPPLSGLEYSPGVGVDYYIWCLQIAGIGSLLSGVNFFTTILRMRCPGMSLMKMPIFTWSVLGSMILVIIAFPILTVTLGLLSLDRLLGMHFFTTDFGGNAMLYINLIWAWGHPEVYILALPAFGIYSEIVATFSKKRLFGYVSMVWALMAITFLSFVVWLHHFFTMGAGADVNAFFGIMTMVIAIPTGVKVFNWLFTMFRGRVSFTSPMYWFLGFIITFTIGGMTGVMMAVPGIDFQLHNSLFLVAHFHNMIIGGVLFGYFAGLTYWFPKMFGFTLNERLGKYAAWLWIIGFMVAFIPLYILGFMGATRRLDHYDASMGWQSLFIVAGVGVLIIAAGIGMQLLQVAFSIYKRKENRDVTGDPWDGRTLEWSIPSPVPLYNFAVIPHVKDRDAFWAAKQKGGQEKPKYEDIHMPKNTPFGVFIGAFSFLFGFGLIWHMWWLVAVGVLGVIACGIIRSFSLDTDYHIPAAEVAKLEAQASR